The Marivirga salinae DNA window ATATTAGGAGGAATTTCTATTGCATTTATCCATCCTGTTTTTCATAGTGGTCGCTTTTTTGAGTTGATTCGAATAAGTCATGATGTAATTGCATATAACTCTACGGAAGCCCTAATTCATTTTCAAAATGTAGAAGGCAATGTTTTATTTTTTCTACAAAATTTACCTTTGGCTTGGTTTACGGGCATATTTCGACCTTTTGTTTGGGAATCTTATAGTCCTATATCCTTAATGTGGGGGTTGGAAAAAGGAATGTTTACGCTATTAGCATTTGCTTCCATAATCCTTTCTTTTAAAGTTAAGTTTTCTCAAACTGAAAAATGGTGGGGGATTGCCATTTTGATTTATACTTCTGTTTTGTCATCGGTTATCACATTAGCAACTCCAAATTTCGGAACATTAATTCGCTATGAAATAGCTTATATGCCATTTTTATGGCTTTTGGTTTTATTCATTTTGAATAAATATAAAATAGGAACCGCTTTATTGCGCAAGGAATGATTAAGCCTTAACTTTGCAGTTCTAAAAATTAACTATGGACAAAAAACCTGTAATAATCTTAGGGGCTAAAGGGATCGGACCTTCTGCAGCTGAAATTTTCAAAAGTAATAGTGTTGAAATTTATTGCTTTTTGGATGATGATAAAACTATACATGGCACCGAGATTGATTTCGTTTCTGTTTTAGGAGAAACAGATGATGATGGTTATTTAAAATATATCGGTAAAAAATGCGATGCTTTTGTGGCGGAAGACAATATGAAAGCGCGTAAAAAAATGACCAAAATGCTGAATGACCGTAGGAAGACAATGCCTGCCAATGCCATTCATGCTCAAGCAATTGTTTCTGATTCTGCACATTTGGGTTATGGAAATTTCATTAACGCTAGAGCTGTTTTGGGAGCCTATTCCAAAGTGCCTAATCACTGCCTGATTCATTCTGGAGCAATTATAG harbors:
- a CDS encoding acetyltransferase, coding for MDKKPVIILGAKGIGPSAAEIFKSNSVEIYCFLDDDKTIHGTEIDFVSVLGETDDDGYLKYIGKKCDAFVAEDNMKARKKMTKMLNDRRKTMPANAIHAQAIVSDSAHLGYGNFINARAVLGAYSKVPNHCLIHSGAIIEYNVELGDYVQVGAGTQINSGVIVGDETFIGSGVTVVSGVKIGKKANIGAGSVVIRDVKDGETVFGNPAQTIEN